One window of the Zygotorulaspora mrakii chromosome 6, complete sequence genome contains the following:
- the ROY1 gene encoding Roy1p (similar to Saccharomyces cerevisiae YMR258C; ancestral locus Anc_8.810) yields MVSQEEFKSILQASCRFLNQNDLTSLALTSKSVCHSIAVQQLYHSISITRDPVIRSNECLLDAGRTYVSGYRALKKTDDQNDLFLYDRIERLMESSKLQHVKEIDIQDSLFSDEECGNLLIRKFLDRVIELDKIESIDIRNDHLFLEHYPNILGLTNLKKIKIVDTDALSKIRSFSKLKKIEWIVEQPRLTKQLLTPHVVDFFNKRIEACEFIVDNINSSSFQIIQFFYENGIQCENLRSLKFNHLYGINVHSEHHKDASLKWLKDVVCLEKLKTLELGISSENIDHDLIDDFLEELAPHLKSLRNLALIETTPEQNSDCTLKEVWDLTINRFILRIPDIGLNLHTLSISHKTPLNGLCSSAVQGNYTRRRVLYETVLPKLTSLRNLIAPNMLQSLSVYEVLACDILWNGCECSYCKKVLPVFDEYIMNHQYYSRYNGRYMDIIPTVFFSYAGDYLSRRFNNRVEWDTKVFDTAPLYRCWNFRGYEQIHHFDNYEDLFDESAFGPLCKVISHFFNGYMDYLVKFLPNLEMAMFSGIYYTIDKEANTYECIYD; encoded by the coding sequence ATGGTTAGTCAAGAAGAATTTAAGTCGATCCTCCAGGCGAGTTGTcgttttttgaatcaaaatGATTTGACCAGTCTGGCTCTGACGTCGAAAAGCGTTTGTCACTCAATAGCGGTCCAACAGCTGTATCACAGCATCAGCATTACAAGAGACCCCGTAATCCGAAGTAATGAGTGCCTTTTGGATGCCGGTAGAACCTATGTAAGTGGATATAGAGCTTTGAAGAAGACCGATGATCAAAACGATTTGTTCCTGTATGAcagaattgaaagattaATGGAATCTAGCAAGTTACAACATGTTAAGGAGATTGACATCCAagattctttattttcagatGAAGAATGTGGTAATCTCTTGATTCGAAAGTTCCTAGATAGGGTCATTGAACTTGACAAAATCGAGTCAATAGATATACGAAATGaccatttatttttggaGCACTATCCAAATATACTAGGCTTGACCAAcctgaagaaaatcaaaattgttgataccGATGCATTAAGCAAGATAAGAAGCTTTTCCAAgcttaaaaaaattgaatggaTAGTCGAACAGCCTCGATTGACGAAACAACTTCTTACTCCACATGTGgtagattttttcaacaaacGAATTGAAGCTTGTGAGTTCATTGTTGATAATATCAATAGTTCAAGCTTTCAGATAATCCAATTTTTCTATGAAAATGGCATACAATGTGAAAATCTGAGATCcttgaaattcaatcacCTTTACGGGATTAATGTCCACAGTGAACACCATAAAGAtgcatctttgaaatggcTAAAAGATGTCGTATGTttggaaaaactgaaaacaCTTGAACTAGGTATTTCAAGTGAGAACATTGATCACGATTTAATAGACGATTTCCTTGAAGAGCTAGCACCTCATTTGAAGTCCTTACGGAACCTTGCACTGATAGAGACAACACCAGAACAAAATTCAGATTGCACTTTAAAGGAAGTTTGGGATCTGACAATTAATAGATTTATTTTGAGGATCCCCGATATAGGTCTGAATTTACACACCTTAAGCATAAGTCATAAGACGCCATTGAACGGACTTTGCTCTAGTGCAGTTCAAGGAAACTatacaagaagaagagtcTTATACGAAACGGTATTGCCAAAGCTGACCTCCTTACGAAACCTGATTGCGCCGAACATGCTGCAATCTCTTAGTGTGTATGAGGTACTTGCATGTGACATATTGTGGAATGGCTGCGAATGCAGCTACTGCAAGAAAGTTTTACCCGTCTTTGACGAATATATCATGAATCACCAATATTACTCCAGATACAACGGCAGATATATGGATATAATACCAACCGTATTTTTCTCCTACGCAGGAGATTATTTATCGAGGAGATTTAACAATCGTGTTGAATGGGATACAAAGGTATTTGACACGGCCCCCTTATATCGTTGTTGGAATTTTCGTGGATATGAGCAAATACACCACTTTGATAATTACGAAGATCTTTTCGATGAATCGGCATTTGGGCCTTTGTGCAAGGTCATTTCACACTTCTTTAACGGCTATATGGATTACCTAGTCAAATTCTTACCGAACCTAGAAATGGCAATGTTTTCAGGGATCTATTACACCATAGATAAGGAGGCAAATACCTATGAATGTATATACGATTGA